The DNA segment TAAGGGAAtatgaaggaaaagaaaatgttaaataaattaagaaagtaaacttttttgttgtttaaataaaaagagaaaattgagTTGAAAAGACAAATTAGTGTGGAacctattaaaattttttcttctcaaagatgaaatgaaaaaaaagaaaaaatgtgcaaacaataaaaaaattattagagtaaagtgataattatatttttaaggatttttattttatattagttagtctttgaagaaaaaaataagtacCCGTTAGATTCTTAATCATAGTAAAATGTGGACATATATGTCCTTCCATCAATAATAAATAGTGTGAAACGAAATGAAATTGCTCATTTATTTCGTTATCTACAATAATGCGTGTCCTATTACTGCCACATGAGTATAGAAACtatataattttagataatgaaACATTCATTATCTTTTAAGTTTCTATATAACCATTATCAACTACTCTTTATTTACCACAAATCTTAGTAAAATAGGTGAAGTTTCACTCCAAAAAGTATTATCTGCGTataatcttttataaataaacaCGCCACAGTAGTTAATGGTACATATAAGCACCATCTTTAAGTTTTACGTAATAAATTAATAGAGAAACATAACATGTCCATCATTTGCTGTTTTGGAAGATCAAATTAGTACTTTtttagggactaattagtttgaggTCAAAATCTTCAGGGACCTAATTGTCACTTTActcaaattattaatttactctttaattaataaaaaacaaaacacctagagtattaatataattttattctattatgattttatctcttctcacttttcttttcatccaaataaaaaaaatcttattatttttttattcattttctttttattcaaacaacacataaaaaatttcttttttttaatatttttttccttttattttccatCCTCTATCAAAACAAAATGTTAATACATACACAATATTCTGAAAACCGATTCGAACTGATTGGTTGCGGTCAAATCGATAATTatgcaaaagtctgattcagttTATAAGTTAAGCCACCAATTTTAAAAACTGTCAACTAATTGTCAAACTGGTTAGGAACTGGACGATCGGATCGAATCAAGACTTTTTGGCAAATATCTCATATATCTTATTAGTCCAGCTACACATCTAAGTCTTTTTGGTAACCAAGTCTAACTAAATTGGCCTAAACTCAACAAAAACCACTTTCATTACACCAGCGTGGACACACGCGCTTCACTAACGCAAACAAATCCTTCTTCAACTTcgcgttccttcttcttcttcgcgttattccttcttcgtcttcgtcttcgcattcctttttcttcttcttcgtgttcttcctccttcttctttgtattcttccttcttcttcgtcGCGTTCCGTCTTCTTCTTCGCATGTTTTCTCTCAATCATTGTTCttttaggtagcgtttggtggagagacagagacggaaagactgagactgagagacagagactaagagacggggattgaaataaatcttagtattctgtttggtgcaaaatgggagatatgaattgaaacaagaataaaactctaatttaatttgtataaaggataaaattggaattaattaattgaaatgaaagtattttaggtataaaatgttattaaagttccAGTCTCcatatctaaaaatttcagtcccctgtgtccctactttttggaggtactgaaatattgaaatttcagagacagagacagaaattttagtaccagtctctgaactaacaaacacaatactgagtctcagtctctcagtctctgtctcagtacctcaaaacaaacgctaccttattGCTGCTgttgttatttctttttcttctccttaaTTGAGGTTCATATGGATTTAGAAATGAATTTGATgtgtttttattgatgattgagtctttttaattgcttgttcaaaactgaactaatttcagtttatttgtgtgttaattgaggttcacctgatgctgctgataagtattgaccaatttttttattccttaagtaatttcggttcatttcttagtttaattgagatTCATTTGGATTCAGAAATGGATTGAAtgtatttttgtttataattgAGTCTTTTTGACTAGTCCAAAACTgaactaatttcggttcatttgtgtgttaattgaggttTACTTGAAGCTGCTGTTAAGTATTGACCAagttttttaattctttaagtaatttcggttcatttcttaatttaattgaggttcatttggatcTAGAAATGGAttggatgtgtttttgttgataattAAGTCTTTTTGACTATTTGTTCAAAACTGAACTAATTTTGTCGGTTTATTTATGTGTTAATTATGGTTCACTTGATGCTGCTGTTAAGTATTGATGCATATTTACATTGATTATTGATAcataaattttacaaaatttttatataaagtcaTTTTTAAAAGTcgattaaaaataatgaaagccTTGATTATTAGAACCGTTACCAGTTGAAAAATATAGATGGACCTCAtgatactaataaaaaaatggaCGTACTAAATTATAAAGCTAAAAACAATAACAAACTTTACTcattaaataatcatataaagAAACATTATAGTTACAATTGTAGTCACTCAATAaagttaaacaaaacatacagaGAATTCTAATTCTCTCACTTTGCATTACTATGACTAAAAATAATTGCCTATCCTccatttttaatatgaatttgAGCAAGTGCTTAACATTCTGTATCTATATCTTTGATATCTCGTTCCTAATCATCTTATAGTGTTCTAGTCTTTTTAGCTCAATCGAGTAGCGTATTATTTTGTACCGCGTCGTTTCTGAAGATGGTACGGAGAGAGGGATGAAAAACAAAGACTTTTTAGTAGTTGATCTATATGATATCATCATATTTATCCCCAGTCATTCcgagttttaaaataaaaacaatgatGATGCAatgttattcaattattattttcaaaagtcTTTGTTAGTCAGAATGGTGTGATTTTTAGATGCTTCTCATTTACTTATGTTATGACACATGTGACTCATGACTGAATGGTTATAATATTAAATCATACAAAATGTAAACACATAATCCTTCACTTGGTTTCTCTTAGTATTCTCCTAACTTCTCttaacataaaaagaaaacaattccTTATTTGACGTACACTCTTATGCAATAATGCATGAAATTGACTTTAACTTTTCTTAAGCATTCTTTTAACATTATTTTGACTTTGAAGGGTATTGAGCTTAAATTAAACCGTGTATAAAATTGATAGAAGTTTCCTTTCATTAAGTTCTTATCCCAAAAGCTTGTCGATCACCTTCTTTAATTTTACCTTCCCTTTACCAAAAGATTACTTCGATTATCTTGTTTTTGGGGTCAATTTCTTTTATCAAAGAATCATTCCCTTAATTCTTTAATACACATAAGATGATTATGTGTCTGTAATAAAGATATATTATATCATGACATGTAACGCTAGCATCTATATTCAAAAATGAGATATGAcacgtaaaaaaaatagtataaaactCTAACTCCAGCAAAATTTGTAAAAATCCTATATATATTTCAATGTAAATAGACACAATTCGCTAGTAAAGAGAGATTTATTTTATGATTAGTCTTTGTGTACATTTTAATGTAGATATCAATCTCTAGCTAAGAGATAGATTTCATTATTCTAAATATATGCATGATATTAAGATTTGGGATGAATAAAATTTGTCAGAAAGTAATAGATCATAGACTATTAATAAGGACAATacgaaaaacaaataaataataagttatgATAACTAAAATGTCTTATTTGTTAAACTCAATGCAAATATTGAGGTTTCGAAAGATATAAATCCTATGCAAATTTCTGAGTCCGTGTTGACTTTATTATAGATCGAAAATTTCTATATTTCTAATCTCTGTAGTTAGTATAGTTCAGAGAGGATAGCTtcttaaacaatatataaatgaaatttgatgaataGTTTATTTGACAAAAGATTTAGAATGAGGGTAAGAAagtgaaaaaagataagaattttttctataatgaaatgaaaaagtatATGAATGACAATAATAGAAGATGGAAGAAATAGATCACTTAGCATTTTTATATAGAAAATAGGAATATAATGAAAAATGAAGGATTCAAATGGTTCTTAAGTATATGTAGATTGTGTTAGGAAAATCTAACTCGTGTTTAGGTGAAATCTTTAATTTGAATTGTCACTTTGAAATCCTATAAAGTTTTCTAcgtttagaatttaaaaatagttattagAGACAAATTTATATAGAATTGAGTTAACTTTAAAATGAACTTTGAACAACATCAATCGAATACCTGTAACTTAAGATATTTATGAAATATTGTTAGTATGTCAGGCTGGTTGGTTACAACTAACGTAATTTTTTACTATGAACTTGTAACATATTTGTCTAccgaatttgaattttattttgtactaAATTCaaagaatataattaatttacttatcTCTTCATTCATGTAGTTAAAGATTTTTTAAATCTAATAAATATGGAATTAATTATgactatattttaaaaaattgtttattgttgattataaatttactataactactatttttatatttttaaattagatatattaattttcaagtatattatttttaactttttattacgaaattaaaatttaaattattatgaatttaattaatcatTGAATAATAAACATGATTATAGAAAACTAAGATGTTACATGTTCTATCCAACCAATACCTTTCTGTAGATGTATAAGGTTTTTTTCCTTCTACAGTAGAGCAATtgctaaaaaaaattgtataatattaaatacacatttttatatacaaaattatttgGGAGTCATACTTTAAAAAATACAGGTAGCCATAATttgctttattttaatttttgtttgcatttattaataattatagttgaaataaatatataatattaaatataatatgtgtaaaattataaatattacacacaaaattttaaatgttaatttaaataaaattaatttaaattattatctttctagcattattttttatgtaataactTAATTGATTAgtggttattttttatattttgataaattaataaaaaatagttaaaaattattttatttaatatttattaattattgtaaaaattaataaatattaaataaaataaattttgactatttttttttacctttaatTTCTAACTTTGCcgttcaaaaaaataattaaaactcaTGGAAAGGAAATCATTTTGTCATTATTCCAaaccttttctcttctcttattctcaGCTATAACTcctcataaaattgattcaattCAATAAGGCAGATACAATTCACACATAAGATACAATTCACACATAAGATAGACaaactttatttaaaaagattatttGGTGGAGAAAGGGCATCCTTGAGAAGCAGCTGAaattttagtgttatttttttcttctgtgtGCGCCCCTGAAATAAGGCCTCCAAGTAACTCCCCAGGGTCATAGtaaacttccacctcttcaacTTTCAAAGAGTTGTCCacctatataaatatatatatcaagTGAAATTAGAGCTAAATAATGACTCATTAATTTGACATTACATAattattcatcatcatcatcataaataGTGAAATTCCCAAGTAGTATTTGTCAATAAATGGTGCAAATTATTCTCTCATATACAATgccatttttatatttatgattattatatacGTTGCAAATAATTAAAGAATATGAGTTTGGGTAGACACTTTTGGTGCCTACACATTGTGTGCTTGGATTAAGAGTAATTTTAGGTAGGCAAGGTAGAAAATTGtatacaaacattattaaataatGAGTAAGTGTGTTAATCATTTTAGAAGATGATGGAAATTATTAAAGCATGGAcctatttaaaaatattcttttcaattatatattttcatatgaaaaaaaaactgaTAAATCATTTACCAAGTtagtttaataaatataaatatctaattaaacaataatataaaactcTCTAACATTTTTAGTGTGTACTAATTAAACAAAAGACGTTGTCACATAATATTTAAGTAACATATAATTTCAGAATATCAAATTACTCATATTATGTTCTGAAATCAAATCTCTCAGctttttgaatgaaaaagaatttataaaagaCGACATCAAATactttagtttaataattttgtattggCATATTCTACGTCATTATGCTCAAAAGGTGTCTAGGTTTGGTGGCCCATCCTTCTCTTGATGACAATGCCAAAATCATAGAGATTGAGATAGTTAAGttaatataacaaataattGAAGTGATGTCTTGTGTTATGGTATATGTCTTGCTTTAATTGGGACTACGATTATTCTAGTATTCCTCACTTATATGTAgtttaaaagaacaaaaaaataaacctTGATCGAGTGATCAGTTCACTTGTTTgtttaagcaagtatttggatTTTAAATTCCTCCTTATATATACAGTATATAATTCACTAACCAGActcttaaataaaacttaaatttatGACGAATTAATTTTTGACTTATCGAATTAGAGTATAttgtagaaaaaaaattgtagttTTGGAATAAAAAGCAAATAAATGATCATTTGTATCCATAAAAGATGAAAACGCTGGCATATATACCCATACTACATCAAAACTAAACTTGTACCTACGCAAGATGTCCTTTATGTGACGAAAGTACCCTATGTGGCACTCCAACCCTCTAAAGACAAGGTACTTTTGTCACACGGAAGACATCATGGGTACAAATTTAGGTTCGATTCAGTGTGGATACATATGTCAGCATTTTcatcttttataaatacaaatgatcatttattcaataaaaaacattgtttgtttcaaaataatggaaataagtaaccttgagagttgCTAAGCCATAGAAGTGAAGCATGTTGCCATTAGGAACATGTCCCTTGAAAGGTCCTTCAAAGAAGCCCCAATGCCTAAATTTGAAAGCAATGTGAGGTGGTCCACTATACACTTGAATCACTTCCCATGCAAATCCACGTGGAAATGCTGATCTGAATGCTTCATGAGATGATTCAAATGTCTCTTCTTCTGATCTATAAGCCTTCAATTCCTTTGGCAGAGAACTTCCCAACAAAGCATTGTAACTTCCCACCTTTAATGTTTCCTCTGCGTTTAATCCCTCTCTCCCTATTAATTCATACACAATCAAACATCTTATAATAaacattatattatatattataaaagttGAAATTTAACAAATTTATAAATCTACTGTATTAAtagttttttataaattaaatgtgactaataataacaaatttgaTATTAGCTAAGATAGTAAGAAtcttatactaaaattaaaaggcCATGGATGAATCTTGAAGTTAacaacatatatttttataaattatatatgatgaaaggtattttgaaaaagaaaatttatatacagctttttgtttaatatttttggtatatattttatataatagttaattttttgtgtACATATAATAtgatctattatatattataaaagtaaatataataaattcgGATGtaattcatatttaaatttaattaaatttttgttcaaaATGTTTTGTTATGATTAAGAATGGTAAAAGAGACCGAATCCGATCAATCAAACCCacaaaaaatagattaaattaggatttaatttagAACCTACCGAATTTCTAAAAGAAACTTATAATTAAAAgtggttaaaattttttttttaaataaaataaaagagtgattagtattataaaacttaataattatataatttttaaatatatttttttatttttttgttattaactttatttatcttattttatactCTCATATATATACTCAAGTTATgtgattttttcttaaaataaagagaattttattaatgaatattattatgaataataaaatttaaaaataaaaaatatgttataatttgattattttatttatatttaattttttaattatcatgttttagactaattttaattaattttatttcaaaaaaatataatgaagtagtctaatattttgttaaatttggcAGAACGAACTGGTCCAATCCATTTTTTTGCATGTCTTGACGGAGCAAAACGAAATACCTACTTTGTCATCCTTAGTTATGATtatcttaataattttttgttcgAGTGTAATAAGTTATTCATAGTTTTCTATCAAAATAATATAACTATTAACGTGCAatcttaataatttatatatgctAAAATCTTAAAAGATAATTTGCGTAcagaagaaataataatattatttttaatatggcaCTTTATGTACCACATGGAACAACGTGATGCTCCTAATGTTTATTGAGGAATTCCATTTAAACAATTTCGGATTAAACTAACAAAAGCGTGAGTCttatatcttttatctttcCTAAAACATATATTTATTGGTCCAATTTAAATTGATCCAACGActttgaattaatgaaataattaacatttctcttgtttatTTAGCTTATCCTATGTGCTTAGTTTAATGGCAGCGTAGTACAATTAAACACTCTGTTTGACTGTTTGAGGTATATACCCAACCCAATTTTATAATGGTAAAAATTCGGGTAAAGTTGACTTTATATGAAGTTGATACCTcagagccgttagatgaaatttagtcaaatcattcaaatcatttaacGGCTCTtaagtatcaacttcacgtgaagtcgactgtacCTGAGTTTCCACCCTTTATAATCGAAGCTGAAGACCTATTATTGAATTcgatcaacaacaataatgaaccATACatgccatcatcatcatgataaGACTATCCAACAACCCACAGAAAATAATGAGAAGAAAgtgaaaattataattttttttgttcccaaaataataattatcatgGCTACCCAATTAAGGTGATGGTGGTTGGATAAGGCCAAAGTGTTAGTTTTAGTAAAAATTATAACTCCCAAGATGGGGATTGGGGTGCATGGGAAATTAAACTCCTGACAATATAATTAATCCATTATTTTGCATGATTATGTGATCATTGGTTGAATAGAGGAAAATATAATAACATCACTAAATTAATGTTTTATCCCAAAAAAACAATGGTGGTGTGcatctatcttctttttcatgaaatagagaagaaaaacatacataaatcataaaaaattttccgGTATTATAAAAATACTGatattttaatagttttaattgtttatttttcaatcatatataaaattaaatttatatataattaaaattaactattaaaattacttaaataaaacatattaCATACCATTAACGAAAAGCTTGAACTTTTCAGGGTTGATGGTCTTAAAGTCCTGCAAGCGGATCTTGTGTGAGAGCTCCATTTCCCATGATTTTATAGCATTTTGCACTATTTCCTCTAATGATCCTTCCGCCCACACCTGATCAAATAATATAAGTGACAATAATAATAGAAAGATCAAATAATATAAGTGacaataataatagaaattagTCCATATATATGTATTGTTATTAATTGATTACCTTTGTTCTTCCTTGTTCAAAAAGTAGGTTAACATCATGATAGGTTGGAGGAGCACCATGCCTCCAAAGGGTATTGCTTTCACCTTCATCATCCAAGAAGGATCTGTACTTGTCCTTTGCACCTACTACTTCTTCTTTGCTTCCCATATTCATTTATACAACAATTAATAACATAGATGGCGATAATACTCTTGTTTATATAGACTCTTTATGCATGCTGCCACGTCTTATTAGCTTAGATCATTATCAATATCATAtagtatatttatttaagtgTATTTCTTTAagtattaaaagataaataattaattatcatacgagattagatataaaaagaaatagtaaatataacttttattttaattaaaaattctttATGAGTAAGCCTTTTTTGTAATCAAGCTTAATCACCTATGTTTTTTTGTTAGAGTTTACTactgttctcttttttttttttccctttcttcttctctgtcttcttttattaattactgTAAAAAATTAGTTCCAACTATCAACAATAAGGATGAACGCTAAACATTcaaaaataagagaagagagCTTCTGAATTCTGAATTTTTGATAAACACAAAGATTTATTAAGAGACTATAAGAATCAAATACATAATCTTATTGATGATATATATAAACATTTTGTGAAGATAAATACatcatttttttaaagagaAATATAAGAATCAAACATGTGGATTTTTTTAACGATAAACAGagaaatttttatgttattcaactaaaaaaatgcataattcaaaataaattttatcttatttaacttatatttttatatttttaattaaaatttttgtattattcttctgttttattcaactaataaaaattttgacaattcataattttttatacttatttaaaatttctttaattttttatgtgctATTTCTGTGTCATATATATGTATTTCTAGTTTTATTATGAAATCTGATCTTTTATTAATGGtttatttgaatgaaaaaaattaaaagagtcGAGCatttaaaagaaagagaaaagtttGGGAataagagtatatatatataatcaaaccaaaagaataaaagaagagagaagatgagaaaaaaaaagtaatttttgtgttttatggtcagcatttaatcataaaaaaaatgagtaattttttattattggatgtaatttcacaccattaaaaatactattgttGACGAATTGATGGttacaaaacataaaaatattgatCTTCTAACACTCCTTAGTAATACGTttagaaaaagggaagaaaaaaataaaaaaaataaaagagggttaaaaaaactataaagaaaaagagagaaagaaaataagaaaaagacgaaaagaaaaatagcacaatAATTTAGGAAAACTGATTGGAGTTAATTACAAACATTATTTCGTAATATAACCAAAAAATATAacgacaataaaaataataaaatatatactattaTCTAATCATTCAATCATATGATTCATACAATATGTTCTATTTTATGCAGGGACAGATCTAAAAATCTAACTATGAAagaccaaaaattaaaattttgtataatcaaatataatatcatatatttaataatacatataattataattaattttttaatttaaaattaataaatacttaNNNNNNNNNNNNNNNNNNNNNNNNNNNNNNNNNNNNNNNNNNNNNNNNNNNNNNNNNNNNNNNNNNNNNNNNNNNNNNNNNNNNNNNNNNNNNNNNNNNNNNNNNNNNNNNNNNNNNNNNNNNNNNNNNNNNNNNNNNNNNNNNNNNNNNNNNNNNNNNNNNNNNNNNNNNNNNNNNNNNNNNNNNNN comes from the Arachis duranensis cultivar V14167 chromosome 7, aradu.V14167.gnm2.J7QH, whole genome shotgun sequence genome and includes:
- the LOC107459949 gene encoding pathogen-related protein, coding for MNMGSKEEVVGAKDKYRSFLDDEGESNTLWRHGAPPTYHDVNLLFEQGRTKVWAEGSLEEIVQNAIKSWEMELSHKIRLQDFKTINPEKFKLFVNGREGLNAEETLKVGSYNALLGSSLPKELKAYRSEEETFESSHEAFRSAFPRGFAWEVIQVYSGPPHIAFKFRHWGFFEGPFKGHVPNGNMLHFYGLATLKVDNSLKVEEVEVYYDPGELLGGLISGAHTEEKNNTKISAASQGCPFSTK